One Leopardus geoffroyi isolate Oge1 chromosome C1, O.geoffroyi_Oge1_pat1.0, whole genome shotgun sequence DNA segment encodes these proteins:
- the MCL1 gene encoding induced myeloid leukemia cell differentiation protein Mcl-1 encodes MFGLKRNAVIGLNLYCGGAGLAAGSGGASSSGGRLVAVGKEATARREVGGGEAGAVIGGSAGASPPATLAPDARRVARPSPIGAEGPDVTATPPKLVFFAATRCASPPEKMEGPAADAIMSPEEELDGYEPEPLGKRPAVLPLLELVGEASSGPGTDGSLPSTPPPAEEEEDELFRQSLEIISRYLREQATGAKDAKPLGGSGAASRKALETLRRVGDGVQRNHETAFQGMLRKLDIKNEDDVKSLSRVMVHVFSDGVTNWGRIVTLISFGAFVAKHLKSINQESCIEPLAESITDVLVRTKRDWLVKQRGWDGFVEFFHVEDLEGGIRNVLLAFAGVAGVGAGLAYLIR; translated from the exons ATGTTTGGCCTCAAGAGAAACGCTGTAATCGGACTCAACCTCTACTGTGGGGGAGCCGGGTTGGCGGCCGGGAGCGGCGGCGCCTCCTCTTCGGGAGGGCGGCTTGTGGCTgtggggaaggaggccacggCCAGGCGagaggtagggggaggggaagccgGTGCGGTGATTGGCGGAAGCGCCGGCGCGAGCCCCCCAGCCACTCTCGCGCCCGACGCCCGGAGGGTCGCGCGGCCCTCGCCCATTGGTGCCGAGGGCCCCGACGTCACCGCGACCCCCCCGAAGCTGGTGTTCTTCGCGGCCACCCGCTGTGCGTCGCCGCCTGAAAAGATGGAAGGCCCAGCCGCCGACGCCATCATGTCGCCCGAAGAGGAGCTAGACGGGTACGAGCCAGAACCTCTGGGGAAGCGGCCGGCTGTCCTGCCTTTGCTGGAGTTGGTCGGGGAGGCTAGCAGTGGCCCCGGCACAGACGGCTCACTGCCCTCGACGCCACCcccagcagaggaggaggaggacgagttGTTCCGGCAGTCGCTGGAGATTATCTCTCGGTACCTTCGGGAGCAGGCGACCGGCGCCAAGGACGCGAAACCACTGGGCGGGTCTGGGGCGGCCAGCCGAAAGGCGTTAGAGACCCTCCGACGGGTCGGGGACGGCGTGCAGCGCAACCACGAGACCGCCTTCCAAG GCATGCTTCGGAAACTGGACATCAAAAACGAAGACGATGTCAAATCTTTGTCTCGAGTGATGGTCCATGTTTTCAGTGACGGAGTAACAAACTGGGGCAGGATTGTGACTCTTATTTCTTTTGGTGCCTTTGTGGCCAAACACTTGAAGAGTATAAACCAAGAAAGCTGCATCGAACCATTAGCAGAAAGCATCACAGATGTTCTTGTAAGGACAAAACGAGACTGGCTAGTCAAACAAAGAGGCTGG gatGGGTTTGTGGAGTTCTTCCACGTAGAGGACCTAGAAGGTGGCATCAGAAATGTGCTGCTGGCTTTTGCAGGTGTTGCTGGAGTAGGAGCTGGTTTGGCATATCTAATAAGATAG